From a single Brassica oleracea var. oleracea cultivar TO1000 chromosome C5, BOL, whole genome shotgun sequence genomic region:
- the LOC106344030 gene encoding chlorophyllase-1 — protein sequence MAGKEDSETFFSAATPLAFELGSLPTTVIPADPSATDLTAPPKPVIITSPTVAGTYPVVLFFHGFYLRNYFYSDVINHVASHGYIVVAPQLCKILPPGGQVEVDDAGKVINWTSKNLKAHLPSSVNANGNYTALVGHSRGGKTAFAVALGHAATLDPSIKFSALVGIDPVAGISKCIRTDPEILTYKPESFDLDMPVAVIGTGLGPKSNMLMPPCAPAEVNHEEFYIECKATKGHFVAADYGHMDMLDDNLPGFVGFMAGCMCKNGKRKKSEMRSFVGGIVVAFLKYSIWGEMSEIRQILKDPSVSPARLDPSPELEEASGYLV from the exons ATGGCGGGGAAGGAGGACAGTGAGACGTTTTTCTCGGCGGCAACTCCTTTGGCGTTTGAGTTAGGCAGCCTTCCAACAACCGTGATCCCCGCAGACCCGTCGGCAACCGATTTGACCGCACCTCCAAAGCCTGTAATAATCACCTCCCCAACCGTCGCCGGAACTTACCCCGTCGTCTTATTCTTCCATGGATTCTATCTTCGTAACTACTTCTACTCTGATGTTATTAACCACGTAGCTTCTCATGGCTACATTGTTGTAGCCCCACAG CTTTGCAAGATTTTGCCGCCGGGAGGGCAAGTGGAAGTGGACGATGCTGGAAAAGTGATAAACTGGACTTCGAAAAACCTCAAAGCTCACCTCCCAAGTTCAGTAAACGCTAATGGCAACTACACCGCACTCGTGGGTCATAGCCGCGGTGGTAAAACCGCGTTTGCGGTTGCGTTAGGCCACGCCGCAACACTAGACCCATCCATCAAGTTTTCAGCTCTTGTAGGAATAGATCCAGTTGCAGGAATCAGCAAATGCATAAGAACCGATCCCGAAATCTTAACGTACAAACCGGAATCATTCGACCTGGACATGCCGGTTGCAGTGATCGGTACGGGTCTCGGACCGAAGAGTAACATGCTGATGCCACCATGCGCACCAGCGGAAGTGAACCATGAGGAGTTTTATATTGAGTGTAAGGCTACGAAGGGACATTTCGTGGCTGCGGATTACGGACATATGGATATGTTGGACGATAATTTGCCCGGTTTTGTCGGGTTTATGGCGGGTTGTATGTGTAAGAACGGTAAACGCAAAAAGAGTGAGATGAGAAGCTTTGTTGGTGGAATTGTGGTTGCGTTTCTAAAGTATAGTATATGGGGTGAAATGTCAGAGATTCGACAGATTTTGAAGGATCCTTCTGTTTCTCCAGCGAGGCTTGATCCTTCGCCGGAGCTGGAAGAGGCTTCTGGTTATCTCGTCTAG
- the LOC106292674 gene encoding protein YeeZ, with amino-acid sequence MEVVFQLSPEIPFRVNPKPLTVSNRSRIDFCRPLSATSDSRSRNRMFVLGMGFVGGFFAEKLKEADWVVSGICRSDSKKEEWEKKGIDLHLFSADSPEWSLLETVKDYTHLLVSIPPLADIGDPMLRNVDLVRGKLSSGNLQWLCYLSSTSVYGDYGGAWVTEDHPPNPRTQSAKLRLAAEEGWLSLGSDLGVSTHVLRLGGIYGPGRSAIDTLLKQQHLSESQLRRASRRFTSRVHVEDICQALQASIEKPSSREIYNIVDDDPAPREEVFQYALELIEKRWKRKIETKPFLYESREQSSLRGEKRVSNEHMKNKLGVKLLHPSYKSGLQSIGEKMDNPF; translated from the exons ATGGAAGTTGTTTTTCAGTTGTCACCGGAGATTCCTTTCCGTGTCAATCCCAAACCGCTAACCGTTTCAAATCGTAGTAGAATCGACTTCTGCCGGCCATTATCAGCAACCAGCGATTCTCGATCCCGGAACCGGATGTTCGTTCTCGGGATGGGATTCGTCGGAGGGTTCTTCGCGGAAAAGCTCAAAGAAGCAGACTG GGTGGTTTCAGGGATTTGCAGGAGTGATTCGAAGAAGGAAGAGTGGGAGAAGAAAGGAATCGATCTTCACCTCTTTTCCGCAGATTCACCTGA ATGGAGCTTGCTCGAAACAGTTAAAGATTACACTCACCTGCTCGTTTCCATTCCACCTTTAGCTGACATTGGTGATCCG ATGTTGCGGAATGTAGATCTTGTCAGAGGGAAGCTTTCGAGTGGAAATCTTCAGTGGCTTTGTTATCTCTCATCAACAA GTGTTTATGGAGATTATGGTGGTGCTTGGGTCACTGAAGA TCATCCTCCAAATCCTAGAACTCAGTCAGCCAAACTGAGGTTAGCTGCAGAGGAAGGATGGTTGAGCTTGGGGAGTGATCTTGGGGTTTCTACTCATGTCCTTCGACTTGGTGGTATCTACGGACCTGGTCGCAG TGCGATTGATACCTTGTTAAAGCAGCAGCATTTGTCTGAAAGTCAACTGAGAAGAGCGTCCCGGAGATTCACGTCCAGAGTCCATGTTGAAGATATATGCCAAGCTCTTCAAGCTTCCATTGAAAAACCATCATCAAG AGAGATCTACAACATTGTCGATGATGATCCAGCACCAAGGGAAGAGGTGTTCCAATATGCCTTGGAGTTGATTGAAAAACGTTGGAAAAGGAAAATCGAAACAAAACCATTTCTGTATGAGTCTCGGGAGCAGAGTTCACTGAGAGGCGAAAAACGAGTTAGTAACGAACATATGAAGAATAAACTTGGAGTCAAATTGCTTCATCCTTCCTACAAGTCGGGATTGCAAAGCATTGGGGAGAAGATGGACAACCCGTTTTAA
- the LOC106295763 gene encoding thioredoxin H-type 2 has translation MAAEEGQVIGCHANDVWAVQLDTAKQSNKLIVIDFTASWCPPCRMIAPVFADLAKKFMSSAIFFKVDVDELQSVAQEFGVEAMPTFVFIKDGNVVDKVVGARKEDLHATIAKHTGVATA, from the exons ATGGCGGCAGAAGAGGGACAAGTGATCGGTTGCCACGCGAATGATGTATGGGCCGTGCAGCTCGACACCGCCAAACAATCCAACAAGCTG ATTGTGATAGATTTCACTGCTTCATGGTGCCCACCATGCCGCATGATTGCTCCAGTTTTCGCAGATCTGGCCAAGAAGTTCATGTCAAGTGCCATCTTCTTCAAGGTGGACGTCGATGAACTGCAG AGTGTAGCTCAAGAGTTTGGTGTGGAGGCAATGCCGACCTTTGTGTTCATCAAAGACGGAAATGTTGTTGATAAGGTCGTTGGTGCAAGGAAGGAAGATCTTCATGCCACAATAGCCAAGCATACTGGTGTTGCTACTGCTTAA
- the LOC106295765 gene encoding lon protease yields MALPSSLPYSTIKSTPPHLSAFNHQPLTLPATYRSTTTTNRRFSKLTSFRCSSSSFSEKHHNNANPPKSDDLVELPLFPLPLVLFPGATIPLQIFEYRYRVMMQTLLQSDLRFGVVYSDAVSGSAAGVGCVGEIIKHERLVDDRFFLICKGQERFRVTDLVRTKPYLVAKVTWLEDRPSGEENLEELANEVEVLMKEVIRLSNRLNGKAEKEESRDLRKNQFPTPFSFFVGSTFEGAPMEQQALLELEDTAARLKRERETLRNTLNYLTAASAVKDVFPSS; encoded by the coding sequence ATGGCGCTTCCAAGCTCACTCCCATATTCCACCATCAAATCCACGCCGCCGCATCTCTCCGCCTTCAACCACCAACCTCTAACTCTCCCAGCTACTTACCGGAGCACCACCACCACCAACCGTCGATTCTCTAAGCTAACCTCCTTCCGATGCTCGTCCTCCTCCTTCTCCGAGAAGCACCACAACAACGCCAACCCGCCCAAATCCGACGACCTCGTCGAGCTCCCTCTCTTCCCTCTCCCTCTCGTCCTCTTCCCGGGAGCAACCATCCCGCTCCAGATCTTCGAGTACCGCTACCGCGTCATGATGCAGACCCTCCTCCAATCCGATCTCCGATTCGGCGTCGTCTACTCCGACGCCGTCTCAGGCTCGGCGGCGGGAGTCGGATGCGTCGGGGAGATCATCAAGCACGAGCGCCTCGTCGACGATCGGTTCTTCCTAATCTGCAAGGGCCAGGAGCGGTTCCGCGTCACGGATCTCGTCCGCACGAAGCCTTATCTAGTCGCGAAGGTGACGTGGCTGGAGGATCGGCCCTCCGGGGAGGAGAATCTCGAGGAGTTGGCGAATGAGGTGGAGGTGCTGATGAAGGAAGTGATTCGATTGTCGAATAGGTTGAACGGGAAGGCGGAGAAGGAGGAGTCGCGGGATCTGAGGAAGAATCAGTTTCCGACTCCGTTCTCGTTCTTCGTCGGGAGCACGTTCGAAGGGGCGCCGATGGAGCAGCAGGCGTTGCTGGAGCTGGAGGATACGGCGGCGAGGTTGAAGAGAGAGAGGGAGACGCTGAGGAATACGCTTAATTACTTGACTGCAGCTTCTGCTGTGAAAGATGTCTTCCCGTCGAGTTAG
- the LOC106294393 gene encoding uncharacterized protein LOC106294393 gives MGKTSSTSVWITMQKKKRWPLMILLFLSVSTVGMILVRSAFDSCSISGNRCGRFVVEKQDSSDVKIRSADPLGFMKSKLVLLVSHELSLSGGPLLLMELAFLLRGVGAEVVWTTNQKPVEADEVVNVLEHKMLDRGVKVISAKSQKAIDTALKSDLVVLNTAVAGKWLDAVLKDNVPKVLPKILWWIHEMRGHYFKADLVKHLPFVAGAMIDSHATAEYWKNRTHDRLGIKMPKTYVVHLGNSKELMEVAEDSFAKKVLREQVRESLGVQSDDILFGIINSVSRGKGQDLFLRAFHESLEIIKETKKHEVPTMHAVVVGSDMSAQTKFETELRRFVQEKQLQRVVHFVNKTMKVAPYLAAIDVLVQNSQARGECFGRITIEAMAFKLPVLGTAAGGTMEIVVNRTTGLLHNAGKEGVLPLARNIVKLATNVEMRTTMGKKGYERVKEMFMEHHMSHRIASVLREVLQHAKVHSRTTK, from the exons ATGGGGAAGACGTCGTCAACGAGTGTGTGGATAACAATGCAGAAGAAGAAGAGATGGCCACTGATGATTCTGCTCTTTTTATCTGTATCAACCGTGGGAATGATTCTCGTCAGATCCGCTTTCGATTCCTGCAGTATCAGCGGAAACCGATGCGGCAGATTCGTCGTGGAGAAGCAAGATAGCAGCGACGTGAAGATCCGATCGGCGGATCCTCTGGGTTTCATGAAATCGAAGCTCGTTCTACTCGTCTCTCACGAACTCTCCCTCTCAG GTGGACCTTTGCTGTTAATGGAGCTTGCGTTTCTGTTGAGAGGAGTTGGTGCTGAAGTTGTTTGGACCACGAATCAGAAACCTGTTGAAGCAGATGAAGTGGTTAATGTTTTGGAACATAAGATGTTGGATCGAGGAGTAAAG GTTATCTCAGCGAAGAGTCAGAAAGCTATAGATACAGCTCTCAAGTCTGATTTGGTTGTTTTGAACACAGCTGTTGCTGGGAAATGGCTTGATGCTGTTCTCAAGGACAATGTTCCTAAAGTTCTTCCCAAGATCCTCTGGTGGATTCATGAGATGAGAGGTCATTATTTCAAGGCTGATTTAGTCAAGCATCTTCCTTTTGTTGCGGGGGCAATGATTGATTCGCACGCAACAGCTGAGTACTGGAAGAACAGGACTCATGATCGCTTAGG GATTAAAATGCCTAAAACTTATGTCGTGCACCTAGGAAATAGCAAAGAGTTGATGGAAGTTGCTGAAGATAGTTTCGCCAAGAAAGTTTTGCGTGAGCAAGTTCGAGAATCTCTTGGAGTGCAGAGTGATGACATACTGTTTGGCATTATCAATA GTGTATCTCGAGGAAAGGGCCAAGACCTATTCCTCCGAGCCTTCCATGAAAGTCTAGAAATAATCAAAGAGACTAAAAAGCATGAGGTACCAACAATGCATGCAGTGGTAGTAGGAAGCGACATGAGCGCACAGACGAAATTCGAGACAGAGCTACGCAGATTTGTCCAAGAGAAGCAACTTCAGAGAGTTGTCCATTTTGTCAACAAAACAATGAAAGTAGCGCCATATCTAGCAGCCATTGACGTTCTAGTCCAAAACTCCCAAGCCAGAGGAGAATGCTTCGGGAGAATAACAATCGAAGCCATGGCCTTTAAGCTTCCTGTACTTGGTACCGCAGCAGGAGGAACAATGGAGATTGTAGTGAACAGAACAACTGGTCTATTGCACAACGCAGGTAAAGAGGGTGTGTTACCTCTTGCCAGAAACATTGTGAAGCTGGCAACAAACGTGGAGATGAGGACGACAATGGGGAAGAAAGGGTATGAGAGGGTAAAAGAGATGTTTATGGAACATCATATGTCTCATCGAATAGCTTCTGTGCTCAGAGAAGTGTTGCAACACGCAAAAGTTCACTCACGAACAACAAAATAG
- the LOC106295975 gene encoding BEL1-like homeodomain protein 10, with amino-acid sequence MAVYYSSNANCYQQEPIYLNHQQQQQQQASSSSAAASFVGENVRNEMAFIPPTTGLQTLNGDATGNGAVSSSDLSFYDGQGLSLSLGNQISLPSFHHQQYHHLGFTPNPSISAKETPPFDVEEKSKEMMLSLVGQSDPSSGYAGLYNNYRFNETSGGFMSGVLRSRYLKPAQNLLDEVVSVKKELNQMRKKKKKGEDFNNGSKDTQGELSTDSNVKLSTIERQELRNKKNKLLTMVDEVDKRYNQYYHQMEALASSFEIVAGFGSAKPYTSVALNKISCSFRSLRDAIKEQIQIIREKLGEKGGGELSLDEHQGGGERIPRLRYLDQRLRQQRAFHQQLGMVRPSWRPQRGLPENSVSVLRAWLFEHFLHPYPKEAEKMMLAKQTGLSKNQVANWFINARVRLWKPMIEDIYKEEFGDESELQISKSSQEPNSTNQEDSSSQQQQEDNKNNLAYPSADTTNIDDEPQQQQMNRSGDYETLMNNYQGFGLEEEYRYVGGSNQEDSRFSNAHHLHDFVV; translated from the exons ATGGCGGTTTACTACTCGAGTAATGCCAATTGTTACCAGCAAGAACCAATCTATCTCAACCATCAACAACAACAACAACAACAAGCTTCTTCTTCCTCCGCCGCCGCATCTTTCGTCGGCGAAAATGTTCGAAACGAGATGGCTTTCATTCCACCAACCACTGGTCTTCAGACTCTCAACGGAGATGCTACCGGAAACGGTGCCGTTTCCAGCAGCGATCTAAGCTTTTATGACGGTCAAGGACTGTCTCTAAGCCTCGGCAATCAAATCTCTCTTCCGTCCTTTCACCACCAACAATACCACCATTTGGGTTTCACCCCAAATCCTTCAATCTCAGCTAAGGAAACGCCACCGTTTGACGTGGAGGAGAAGAGCAAAGAGATGATGTTGTCGTTGGTGGGTCAATCTGATCCTTCCTCCGGTTATGCTGGACTCTACAACAATTACCGGTTTAACGAAACCTCAGGAGGTTTCATGAGCGGCGTGTTGCGTTCTCGGTATCTTAAACCGGCTCAGAATCTCCTCGATGAAGTTGTTAGTGTCAAGAAAGAGCTAAACCAGATGAGAAAGAAGAAGAAGAAAGGTGAAGACTTTAACAATGGTTCCAAGGATACACAAGGAGAGTTATCAACTGATTCGAATGTGAAATTGTCTACAATAGAACGCCAAGAGCTTCGGAACAAGAAGAACAAGCTCTTAACAATGGTTGATGAG GTAGATAAAAGATACAACCAATACTACCACCAAATGGAGGCATTAGCTTCATCATTCGAGATAGTAGCTGGGTTTGGATCAGCTAAGCCTTACACATCAGTGGCTCTCAACAAAATCTCTTGCAGTTTCCGCTCTCTCCGCGACGCGATAAAGGAACAGATTCAGATCATCAGAGAGAAGCTTGGGGAGAAAGGAGGAGGAGAGTTGTCATTAGATGAGCATCAAGGAGGAGGAGAGAGGATACCGAGACTTAGGTATTTAGATCAACGGCTGAGACAGCAGAGAGCTTTCCATCAACAGCTTGGAATGGTTAGACCATCTTGGAGGCCTCAGAGAGGCTTACCTGAAAACTCTGTCTCTGTTCTTCGCGCTTGGCTCTTTGAACATTTCCTCCATCC ATATCCGAAAGAAGCTGAGAAGATGATGCTTGCAAAACAGACAGGACTGTCTAAAAACCAG GTTGCTAATTGGTTCATAAACGCGAGAGTTCGTCTATGGAAACCGATGATCGAAGATATTTATAAAGAAGAGTTTGGTGATGAGTCTGAGTTACAAATCTCCAAGTCTTCTCAAGAACCTAACAGCACCAACCAAGAAGACTCCTCTTCGCAGCAGCAACAGGAAGATAACAAGAATAACCTCGCTTATCCATCAGCAGACACAACAAACATTGATGACGAGCCACAACAACAACAGATGAACCGGTCAGGGGATTACGAGACGCTAATGAACAACTATCAAGGGTTTGGTCTGGAGGAGGAGTACCGTTACGTGGGAGGGAGCAACCAGGAAGACAGCAGATTCTCGAATGCCCATCACTTGCACGACTTTGTTGTTTGA
- the LOC106294392 gene encoding jacalin-related lectin 3 — translation MSVQGKPALVGPWGGQGGHAWDDGMFTTVRQINIAHGSSIDSIQVEYDKNGSSLWSEKHGGNGGSKFEKVTLDYPHEYLTSVHGTYGSYDIWGHVCVRSLTFESNRKKYGPFGVESGTCFSLPKSESKVTGFHGKAGSYLDAIGVHLQQIPKEDNPSSRIVMHSHQNVHSGDKDFEYSVIQGSVGQNFDIFVALKKKDSTLPSHQPREHAGAEITKNKVVTDTEKAQPKAGGGAKTYGPWGGAGGIVFDDGIYTGIRQINLSRSVGIVSMKVCYDSRGQAVWGSKHGGRGSFKHEKIVFDYPSEILTHVTGTYGPLIYMGPNVIKSLTFHTNKGKHGPFGEEQGPSFTHKTNDAKVVGFLGREGLFLDAIGVHVMDCKISPLKPSPHNAIVPHNNSGVAVIENSPWANKLVLAANGRGEEFERGVVKEPTPSGPGPWGGNGGKPWDDGVYSGIKQIFVTRGNDAISSLQVEYDRNGQSVWSVKHGGNNGVFTHRIKLEYPNEMLTCISGYYGPLNNSDKTNVVKSLSFYTSRGKYGPYGEETGTYFTSTTTQGKVLGLHGRSSAYLDAIGVHMQHWLGNNSKPQYNRASCFKVY, via the exons ATG AGTGTTCAAGGAAAGCCTGCATTAGTTGGCCCATGGGGAGGCCAAGGTGGTCATGCCTGGGATGATGGAATGTTCACCACAGTAAGGCAAATAAACATAGCGCATGGCTCTAGCATAGACTCCATCCAAGTTGAGTATGACAAGAATGGAAGCTCGTTGTGGTCTGAAAAACATGGAGGAAACGGAGGCTCGAAGTTTGAAAAG GTGACACTTGATTACCCGCATGAGTATTTGACTTCAGTACATGGAACCTATGGCAGCTATGACATCTGGGGACATGTATGTGTTCGGTCGCTTACCTTTGAGAGCAACCGCAAAAAGTATGGACCATTTGGAGTTGAGTCAGGCACATGTTTCTCATTGCCAAAATCAGAGTCGAAGGTTACTGGTTTCCATGGGAAGGCTGGTTCGTATTTAGATGCTATTGGTGTTCACCTTCAACAAATTCCTAAAGAGGATAATCCCTCCTCGAGAATTGTCATGCACTCACATCAGAATGTCCACAGTGGTGATAAGGACTTCGAATACTCAGTGATTCAAGGAAGTGTAGGTCAAAACTTTGATATATTTGTTGCACTCAAGAAGAAAGATTCAACTTTGCCTTCTCATCAACCCCGTGAACACGCAGGTGCTGAGATCACCAAAAATAAG GTGGTGACAGATACTGAGAAGGCGCAGCCAAAAGCTGGAGGTGGTGCAAAAACATATGGACCATGGGGTGGAGCCGGTGGAATCGTATTTGACGATGGGATTTATACCGGTATTAGACAAATCAATTTGTCACGCAGTGTAGGGATTGTATCTATGAAGGTGTGTTATGATTCTAGAGGACAAGCTGTGTGGGGAAGCAAGCATGGTGGCAGGGGAAGTTTCAAACATGAAAAG ATTGTATTTGATTACCCATCGGAGATTTTAACACATGTAACGGGAACATATGGACCGTTGATCTACATGGGACCTAATGTGATTAAGTCACTGACTTTCCATACCAACAAAGGAAAGCATGGACCTTTTGGAGAAGAACAAGGACCTTCTTTTACTCATAAAACGAATGATGCTAAAGTTGTTGGATTCCTTGGAAGAGAGGGTTTGTTTCTTGATGCAATTGGTGTTCATGTTATGGATTGCAAAATAAGTCCCCTCAAGCCATCTCCTCACAATGCAATTGTTCCACATAATAACTCTGGTGTTGCGGTAATCGAAAATTCCCCATGGGCTAACAAGCTAGTCCTTGCAGCAAACGGCCGTGGTGAAGAG TTTGAGCGTGGAGTCGTCAAAGAACCAACACCGAGCGGGCCTGGACCGTGGGGAGGCAACGGAGGTAAACCCTGGGACGATGGTGTATATTCAGGGATCAAGCAGATATTTGTAACAAGAGGAAATGATGCTATATCTTCATTACAAGTCGAGTATGATAGAAATGGACAATCTGTTTGGTCCGTTAAACATGGTGGTAACAATGGAGTCTTCACACACAGG ATAAAACTCGAGTATCCAAACGAGATGCTCACCTGCATTTCAGGGTATTACGGACCTCTGAACAATTCAGACAAAACTAACGTTGTCAAGTCTCTGAGTTTCTACACGAGCCGTGGCAAGTACGGTCCTTACGGTGAAGAGACCGGAACTTATTTCACTTCAACTACAACGCAAGGAAAAGTGTTGGGTTTACATGGTAGAAGCAGCGCTTACTTGGACGCCATTGGAGTTCATATGCAGCACTGGCTCGGCAACAACAGTAAGCCTCAATACAACAGAGCTTCCTGTTTCAAGGTCTACTGA
- the LOC106294391 gene encoding pentatricopeptide repeat-containing protein At1g19720 codes for MEKLFIPSFPKTCLNYQIPAKVETSLESHPKSRKKNLSFVKKKQPIITPDEQLDYLCRNGSLLEAEKALDSMFQQGTKMKRSTYLNLLESCIDSGSVHLGRILHARFDQFPQPDVFVETKLLSMYAKCGCLVDARKVFDSMRERNIYTWSAMIGAYSREHRWREVSNLFRMMMEDGVLPDDFLFPKILQGCANCGDVETGKLIHSVVVKLGMTSCLRVSNSILAVYAKCGELSLATKFFRRMEERDVVAWNSVLLAYCHNGKHEEAVDLVEEMEKEGISPGLVTWNILIGGYNQLGKCDAAIDLMQKMENFGVTADVFTWTAMISGLIHNGKRYQALDTFRKMFLAGVVPNGVTIMSAVSACSCLKILNLGSEVHSIAVKMGFMDDVLVGNSLVDMYSKCGKLEEARKVFDSIKNKDVYTWNSMITGYCQAEYCGKAYELFTRMQEENVKPNIITWNTMISGYIQNGDEGEAMDLFQRMEKDGNVQRNTASWNLIIAGYIQNGKKDEALELFRKMQFSRFMPNSVTILSLLPACANLLGAKMVREIHGCVLRRNLDSVHAVRNSLIDTYAKSGDIGYARTVFKGMKTKDIITWNSLIGGYVLHGSYGPALDLFDQMKTEEIKPNRGTLSSIILAHGLMGNVDEGKKVFSSIANDYHIIPALEHCCAMVSLYGRSNRLEEALQFIQEMNVQSEPPIWESFLTACRIHGDIDSAIHAAEHLFSLEPENPVTENLVSQIYALGARLGRSLEGKKPRKEKLLKKPIGQSWIEARNLVHTFTTGDQSKLCTDVLYPWVEKLCRMDDRNDQYNGELLIEEEGREKTCGFHSEKFAMAFGLVSSSREPKTIRILKNLRMCRDCHNTAKYISKRYSREILLEDTRCLHHFRNGDCSCKDYW; via the coding sequence ATGGAGAAGCTTTTCATACCATCATTCCCCAAAACTTGTTTGAACTATCAAATCCCAGCAAAGGTAGAGACTTCACTAGAATCCCATCCAAAATCCAGGAAAAAGAATCTCTCTTTCGTCAAGAAGAAACAACCCATCATCACCCCCGACGAGCAACTCGACTACTTGTGCAGAAACGGAAGCCTCCTCGAAGCCGAGAAAGCTCTAGACTCCATGTTCCAACAAGGAACCAAGATGAAACGAAGCACTTACCTCAACCTGCTCGAATCCTGCATCGATTCCGGCTCCGTCCACCTAGGTCGTATCCTCCACGCTCGCTTCGATCAGTTCCCCCAGCCCGACGTCTTCGTGGAGACCAAGCTGTTGAGCATGTACGCGAAATGCGGGTGCCTCGTTGATGCGCGCAAGGTGTTCGATTCAATGCGTGAGAGAAACATCTACACTTGGTCTGCGATGATTGGCGCTTACTCGAGGGAGCATCGGTGGAGAGAAGTCTCTAACCTCTTTCGTATGATGATGGAGGACGGAGTTTTGCCTGACGATTTCTTGTTTCCCAAGATACTACAAGGGTGTGCTAATTGTGGAGATGTTGAGACCGGGAAGTTGATTCATTCTGTTGTTGTTAAACTCGGGATGACTTCTTGTCTTCGTGTTAGCAACTCGATTTTGGCCGTGTATGCGAAATGTGGCGAGTTGAGTTTAGCTACGAAGTTTTTTAGACGCATGGAGGAGAGAGACGTGGTTGCTTGGAACTCGGTGCTGTTAGCTTACTGCCACAACGGTAAACATGAAGAAGCTGTTGATTTGGTCGAAGAGATGGAGAAAGAAGGGATCTCTCCAGGGCTTGTTACTTGGAACATATTGATTGGAGGTTACAACCAGCTGGGAAAATGCGATGCTGCGATTGATTTGATGCAGAAGATGGAGAATTTTGGTGTAACCGCTGATGTGTTTACCTGGACAGCTATGATCTCGGGGTTGATTCACAATGGGAAGAGATATCAGGCGTTAGATACGTTTAGGAAGATGTTTTTAGCGGGTGTAGTGCCGAATGGAGTCACTATTATGAGTGCTGTGTCTGCTTGTTCGTGTTTAAAGATTCTGAACCTGGGATCAGAAGTTCACTCTATCGCCGTGAAGATGGGGTTTATGGATGATGTGCTTGTGGGGAACTCTCTGGTGGATATGTACTCAAAGTGTGGGAAACTTGAAGAAGCCAGGAAAGTTTTTGATTCGATAAAGAATAAGGATGTGTATACTTGGAACTCGATGATAACTGGTTATTGCCAAGCGGAATATTGCGGGAAGGCTTATGAGTTGTTTACAAGGATGCAGGAGGAAAATGTAAAACCAAATATCATCACATGGAACACGATGATCTCTGGGTATATTCAGAATGGAGACGAGGGTGAAGCTATGGATCTGTTTCAGAGGATGGAAAAAGATGGGAACGTTCAGAGGAATACTGCCTCATGGAACCTAATCATTGCTGGTTACATACAAAACGGAAAGAAAGACGAGGCCCTGGAGCTTTTTCGGAAAATGCAGTTCTCTCGTTTCATGCCAAATTCAGTTACCATACTGAGTCTCTTACCTGCTTGCGCTAACCTTCTGGGGGCCAAAATGGTAAGAGAGATACACGGCTGTGTGTTGCGGAGAAACCTAGATTCTGTTCATGCTGTTAGAAACTCTTTAATAGATACTTATGCTAAGTCAGGAGATATAGGATACGCAAGAACGGTATTCAAGGGTATGAAAACGAAAGACATCATAACTTGGAACTCACTGATTGGAGGCTATGTTTTGCACGGTAGCTATGGTCCAGCGCTTGATCTTTTTGATCAAATGAAGACAGAGGAGATTAAGCCGAACAGGGGAACACTTTCGAGTATCATCCTTGCACACGGTTTGATGGGAAATGTAGACGAGGGAAAGAAAGTCTTCTCCAGCATAGCGAATGATTACCATATTATTCCTGCTCTGGAACATTGTTGCGCTATGGTATCTTTGTACGGACGATCCAACAGACTTGAAGAAGCGCTGCAGTTTATCCAGGAGATGAATGTTCAGTCAGAGCCACCTATCTGGGAAAGCTTCTTAACTGCCTGCAGGATTCACGGTGATATTGACTCGGCAATCCATGCAGCAGAGCATTTGTTCTCCTTGGAACCTGAAAACCCGGTCACTGAGAATCTGGTATCCCAGATCTATGCCTTAGGTGCAAGACTTGGGAGATCTTTAGAAGGAAAGAAGCCAAGGAAAGAAAAACTGCTGAAGAAACCTATTGGGCAGAGCTGGATTGAAGCTAGAAATTTAGTTCATACATTCACGACAGGTGATCAGTCTAAATTGTGTACTGATGTGCTGTATCCATGGGTGGAAAAATTGTGTAGGATGGATGATAGAAATGACCAATACAATGGAGAACTTCTGATTGAGGAAGAAGGAAGGGAAAAAACTTGCGGATTCCACAGCGAAAAGTTTGCCATGGCTTTTGGTCTAGTTTCCTCATCGCGCGAACCTAAGACGATTAGGATCTTGAAAAATCTTAGGATGTGCCGGGATTGCCATAATACTGCAAAGTACATCTCCAAAAGATACAGCCGTGAAATATTGTTGGAGGACACAAGATGCTTGCACCACTTTAGGAATGGTGATTGTTCCTGTAAAGATTATTGGTAG